One Leptodactylus fuscus isolate aLepFus1 chromosome 11, aLepFus1.hap2, whole genome shotgun sequence genomic window, AGCAGGAGCAGTATCTGCAGAGCCGCTTCTTCCTCTGTCTGTCCTTATGGCGGCAGCTTATTGGTGTGTTACAGGCGGTATAACATGTCCTCACATGCGACCAGCGCACAGGctgttatatgtgtgtgtgtgtgtgaccccCGCTTTGTGCGCAGTATACGGGCGGTGACACATCTATAGTGACGTACACAGGCCATTATAGATGTGTGACCCCGCCTTGTGCGCAGTATACGGGCGGTGACACATCTATAGGGATGCACTCAGGCCGCGCCGCTCCATCATAATCTTGTTGCTGTTACAATTCATTCTTGCAGGAGCCTAAAAACAAAAGAAATGTGAATAAGGGGAAGGGTCAGTAGGTGGGGTCCTCTAGGTGGCGCTGTATAATAAgtctgtatacagtgagctccccctagtggtgacagtcaGTCTTGCAGGCCTGTAGTAGGTACATTTCTGTTGTGGCAGCGGCCTCTGTGTCTTGTGTATAACGGGTAATTACGCGCTGGAGTCTAATGATGTTACAGCTGCGGTGTAATTACCAGCGAGGACGCGCTCCGCCGCGCTCCCAGGAGGGGACCGCTATTGTACATGTCATGCCTTCCCGGAGTTTATCGTTTCTGCCCCGTGGAGATCGCTGTTGGGAAAATATTCAATAATTGTCACGTCTAATGGGATATTTAACTTGTGCTTTGTGCGGCCCGCGCATCCCCTCCGACGGCAGAGTCAGACGCTTCATTAGCCGTGACGAGATTTGGATTAAGATCAAGGACAGATTGTGATTTCTGATTATTGGACGCCATCCTAATAAGCGCAGCGCCCTCGCCGTAATGTGCAGGCAGGAGTCGGATAGGAAGTTGAAATAAACACGTAGATGGGACGCGGCGAGAAACTGGAGAACGGTCGATTGTGAAAACTAAGCAAAGGGGCGTCACTGCCGCGGATGGCGCTGTGTATTGTCGCCATCGCCACACCAGGACAGGTGGACATGTTATAAGACGCTAAATGGACGAGACTTTAATATGTGAGGAGGGCGCCCCCCTCTGGACCCCACAGTCACCACTTCCTCTAAGCGGCCATCTTGTATAGGTTACACTTACACGTCTCCAGACGCTCTTCCAGGAATGAGATCTGCTCGCTGAGAGAGTCTATCCTGTCAAGTTGTTGAAAGGAGTGTGTCAGGAAGGTGACGGAGCCCAGGATGTCCTCAGGGGCCGCCGTGGACAGGCCATGAAATGGAGCCAGAACCGACTGCAGCTTCTGTGTGGAGACAACACAAGAGATCCAGTTGCAGAAAgaaaaatttgaattaaaaacaattaaaacgtAATCTAGAAAATGTCAGGAAAGGATTGTAATAGCCGGTGCGGTCTATACGTGTACAGTGGgggtatataatctatagggccGACCCTGCCTACAATCTGTACGTGCGCAGTGGGgggtatataatctatagggccGACCCTGCCTACAATCTGTACGTGCACAGTGGGgggtatataatctatagggccGACCCTGCCTACAATCTGTACGTGCACAGTGGGgggtatataatctatagggccGACCCTGCCTACAATCTGTACGTGCACAGTGGGgggtatataatctatagggccGACCCTGCCTACAATCTGTACGTGCACAGTGGGgggtatataatctatagggccGACCCTGCCTACAATCTGTACGTGCACAGTGGGGTATATAAGCTATAGGGCCAACCCTGCCTACAATCTATACAATCGCCATCTTAACCATGTGCTCCCCACATTATAGCGGTGTTGCCCACTCCCCTCAATTCTACAGGACCCTTTAATAACTGTGATCACATGACTGAAGGAAGGCGCTTATGCAGTAACCAGGCCGCagcttgatgacatcatcacgaggCTCGGCAGAGTGTTGTCACATGGTGACCGGCCATATACTGAGTGAGGGTGTCTGACCCGCAGGGGGCGCTCTCACCTGCTCCAGGACCTCGATCTTGCTCCTCAGTTCCTGAACTTCTTGCCTCATGGTTTCAGTTTCTCCTATTAGTGAATAGAAATCATTTGGTAAGAACCTGCTCCAAGAGACCACATACGGCCACCATgaaagtcacccagctttcccaggctcctgcagcGCATATCTCATTTGTTCTCATTCTGCTGCCATGCAGGATGCTAAAAAAGTTGGGTGTCTGAATGTGCTTGGTTGCCGTTCAATTTACTTCCTATAAAGGTAAAGTTCTACTAGTCCAGGCCTATCGCCGTCtggtaaagctgggtgaccactgtCTTAGCCGCCATTCCCCAGACTCCTGCATCACACATCAGCCTAATACAAGACTCCCATGAGAATGTGTCATTCTGGGAGACAATGGctgacacccagctttcctcggAGGAGATATAAGAGACAGCTGACTCCAGAACTTGTATTTACTGGGATTCTGCGGCTGCTGCTTGACTGTTCAAATTGAAACAACCTGACGTCCATCCTGTATGTAAACGCTCCATGTTTCGATGGTTGCGCCGGCAGCCGCGCATTATTACTCACGGTACGAGTTTGATGTGTCACAGCGCGTACCAAAAGTAATAATGTGCCGCCACCAACCGCGGGGTCTGCTCTGGGGCCGCAGGCGGAGAATCTGTGAATGTAAAGCAGTCATGTCCACAAGATGGCGCTACACTGACCTGTCCTATTTATGGATGACTCTGGGGGTGGAGGAGGAGCGGTTGTGGCCTCTTCCACTCTGCGACACGACGTTCCATCATCAGAAAGCCTGAATCCTGCATAGCAGCCGCAGCGGAAGCTTCCGGAGGAGTTGATGCAGCTTTGAGTGCACCGATGCCGCCCGCTCTGACACTCGTCCACATCTGAGGAACAGACAAGACAACATGGAGCACAAGAAAATCTGTTGTGTCTGAACGGGGCTGGCACATACAGACTAACAGGACAGTCACACGAAAGCTGTGCTGTGTGAATACACTCTGGgtcaggctcggttcacatctgcggttgGTATTTAGTCTTGGGACTCTAcatgggaccccccgaacagattaccaaacgaaagcacatggaccccatagactataatggggtccgtgtgttttccgcacggtgtctgcacagaacatgccaaAAAATAagaacttcaagaactactttccactctgcatgactcgtgtggacactgcgtggaaaacacacggaccccattatagtctctggggacCATtatagtccgtgtgctttcactgatcAACACTTGtcagtccattcggggggtcctatGTAGAGACCCCATACGAAATACTGAACgccgatgtgaaccaggccttagtcatCTCACCTGTCTGGCAGTGATTTCCGCTCCAGCCCTCGCTGCACCGACACCTGTTATAGCCGACACACACCCCTCCATTCTGACATGGAAGATGACAAGAGACTACGGGAGAAAGATGAGGGTTACAACACAGGCAGAGCACCCCCTCCTGGCGGAGAACCCTACAGTCAGGAGGTTATAGAATCAGACAGGACACGACCTCGCTTGTTTGCTCAATAAATGGCCACTAGGTGTCGCTGTTACAGCCGGCGCTTCTCTAACTCTTCAATAACTTTACTAATTgattcagctgctgcagaagctCTTGGTTTGGCACAAGGCCAAAATGAGGAGAAACATCAGATCAATTTTCATTTTCACACCAAACTCTAAAGCCCTTGCAGCGCAGATGCTATCCCCCCCTCCCAATCCTCCGGCACCTCAGCCTCTATAATCATCCACTTCTGCCGCCTCCACATCAAAGGCTTTTATGGCCGCGGCACTTTGTAGCCATTTCCGAGGGGTTGGATGGAATTGGGCCAGCGGCAAATATCCAAGGCCTGGACTAGacacagggcatgctgggagatgaGACCTGATCCTGCTGTATCTATGCAGATTCCAGGGTTTGCCCTGCCCTATGTATAATGACCTGTGATGAGGCTGCGGTACCTTTGTTGCAGTTGTGCGGGTCCGTCCTCCTCCAGCCCGGGCAGCACGTGTACAGGGGCCTCGGCTTAGATACTTGTCTGTAGGAAATCTTGTATGTTGTTCTACCGGTGTAAAACGCACAAGAAATGGGGCAGTGAAAATCCAATGTAGAATAGGCGAGACTTctagattaacccttaatgacacGTGGTAtcagccccctcccccggctCTGCTCAGTTACTGACCTGTAGGTGCTGCAGACTTTGGGGCCCTCACACATGGTGATCAGCGGCTTGTAGACCGGCTGAACGTACGACTGCGTCACCGACACAAAGCTGGAATGGATGCTGGAAGAACAAATCCGCCTcctggaggagagaagagacgaCGGGATTAGGAGAGCGGGGCCgccactagagggcgctataatagacacagattatacagtgctATATAGGGGTCACCTCTGCTGGGAGCCAATGGCTGTACAATGGGATTAAGTTTTATGGTCATGTCTGATGATTTCCGTTACCTACAAGTAATGAGTGATCACCGGACCCCTGGGGAGACCCCCAGACCCTCCAGGTACCTTACTGACACTTCTCTCATTATATTCATGTAAGGTGAAGCGAGCGGTGATTTCCTGATATCAGGAGACAATAACGTGACGTAACGCAGAGCGGCGCTAATACTGGCTGACCGCCAACACGAGCGCAGAGATTCTCCGCCAGGACTTGAGCGTGACCCCGCTGTACGAGCCCCGTATGGTTCCCCTTAACTTCATGTCCAATCGCACTTTTATAAAAGCCCCTTTTACAGCCCCCGTCACTCGCTCCAGGCTGGATTACATTCTGGGCGAGGAACAATCCCCCCCATTGGAATGTGAACCCCCTCAGTCTGTCTGTGGTATCTGTgaatctgatatcagccatgggGGGGTCGCACAGATTTATGGGGGATATAAAACCATTGTAATGACCAGCGccagccattaaccccttcccctccccGCAGGGTATCTGAGGTGACAGGTCTATATGTATCACATGTAATAGGAACCACATGTCTCCCCCCAGACCGAGGGAAGAATTCCGGAACACAGGCCACATCCACATGGGGTGGAGCTAGGTAGGACAGGTTGTCCATTATCGGGGTCCTGACATTATGGGGGCTCCATCCTCATTTCTTACTGACTGGTTGTCACTTCCCTTCCCCCACACATCAGTCGCTCAGGGTAGGAGACCCCCACAATGTAATGCAGAGAGAGGGGCTTACCCTGAGCGGTACAGGAGGTCTGCAGCCGTGGCGTCCAGGATTAGGAGGCAGCCCGTGATCCAACCGACGACTCGTGTCCTGCCGGGAATCATAGCGGAGAGGCTGAGAGTTGTAGTGCTCGGCTGCTCCGGCTCTGGAGGAAATCCCTGAAACACAAAGCACACGAGCGGTCAGACTGGAACATTTACCTCCGAGACCGCGCACCAAACGCAGCACACGTgtgttatactgtgaggagggggcgCAGCCCAAACACTACAGTGTCACTGCCCCTCCATAACTACAAGATCactgcagactgtatcacacagggcaggcttagatacagcggcacagggacagtatcacacagggcaggcttagatacagggacagtatcacacaggacattgTGCTGAAGAGTCGTCACAGTGAGTCGGGGCACACAGAGGTGACAACACCCAAGAATAGGGCAGAacactatatatttatatattaattagattagactatactatatactgctagcaGAGGATGAGACCCAGGCCCGGACTGGCTGCAGTGCGTGTGAGCaggcagcaggtggcagcaggccCTCGGGCAGGCAGAGTCCTCTCAttatggatacaatgtatcagcccaCAATCTAATTGTATCAATATACACAGATTTACAAATATGACTCTTAAAGGGCCCCAAACAGCTGCTCTGCATTACACTGCAATATGGCTGGAGATAATTAACCTTCTCATTCCCATGGCTATTAGGTCAAGTAAAACAGCAATCTCAGGGTTAAATCAATCACTCCCATCCTCCTTGATCCGGACAATGTGGAGCTTCACCGTTTTCACTTTTTAATCAGAGACTGACTGCTGATTGGGTGAGAGATGGAGAGTCTGATGACATCACCGGGAGCGGCAGAAAGAGGGGAAATAAACCTTAACATGTGGGGTAAGGAAGAGCGGCCTCACTATTAATACAGGACCcctggggtgatatatggggggCGGGGGGTATATATACTAATACAGGACCcctggggtgatatatggggggCGGGGGGTATATATACTAATACAGGACCcctggggtgatatatgggggggtgggggtggcagGAGGGTATATATACTAATACAGGACCCCTGGGGTTATATATGGGGGGCGCAGGAGGGTATATATACTAATACAGGACCCCTGGGGTTATATATGGGGGGGGCAGGAGGGTATATATACTAATACAGGACCCCATGGGTTATATATGGgggtatatataataatacaggacccctggggtgatatatgggggggggggggcggggggtatATACTATCAGAGCGGAGCAGAATTAATCTCTTGGGACATTACAGCAGCCAAAACAAACTCTGTAAAAGTCACAGCACATCACGGCGTTGTTGTATGAAATGTTCGGCCGACACAGGGTTAATGATCCGCTGACCCCTGAGGTATGGAGCAATTTAAACCTGGAGAACCACATGTCCCAGCATTACACATGTCAGCCCGGTGGACCTAATCCTGGACTACTCACCCCATCGTGTCCATGTGACtgtcctgactacgactacaagtGCACTGCTGGGGTGAGGGGCAGATACAGGGAGCTTACAGGGGGCAGCGGGTACTCACTGTGCAGGAGGGGGTGCAGCTCTGGAGCCAGGGGCTTAGATACAGGTGGTGCGGCCTCCCTGCAGATGGTTTGCCGGCCGCATTTAATCCATGGACTGAACTATACATTGATCTGTAGTGGGAAAGTGACAGGGAGTTCTTGGGGCCCCCTCCCCCACGTGCCAGTGGGaatgcccccctcctcctccctttttccCATTGGATGGGGGCCCAGCTCTTACATGACATCAGACAGATGTGATCACCtgcgctccctcctcctcccctcctgctGCACTTCCAGGGATACTGAGCAGCCGGGTCCCATTCTGGAGGCAGCGCAGGAGATGGGGGGGCTCCGTAGGACAGGAGTAGGGGGGCTCCGCAGGACAGGAGATGGGGGGCTCCGCAGGACAGGAAATGGGGGGCTCCGCATGACAGGAGATGGGGGGCTCCGCAGGAAAGGGTACGGGGGGACTCCGCTGGCCCACCAGGGTCACTGCCACTACTACAGTCAGCAGCTGCAGGATATATTCCTATGTATCTGTCTGAAGGGAGAGAAGTCTgagtgatgttctgcagagaggtcagcggGGTAATACTCTGCAGAGGTTTCATGTCTGCAGGGATCTCTCTCCTTTATTACTATTTGTACATCACTGCAGAACATGTCGGTGTCATTAAAATAAAGATTATAGAATTTGACCTCCAGGTAAAGGTCGAGCGCCCCGGACAGGACTCGCCGAGCATCATGGGAAGGATTCTCTAACAGAACTGAATCTCCAGCTGCTGGAGAACTGCAAGTCTCAGCAGTCACAAGTGGTGAGGCCTTAGCCGCGGCCCTATATCTGCTGGCTGCCATGCCAGATACAAACCACAATGTCCAACTCTAATATTGAAAGGGGAGAAATCTGCCCTGATATAAGGAGGGGCGGCcatgatttaaccccttccagggTCCCTCAGCAggagacagatgtgtaatctccgCCATAAAGCGTGACCCTGCCTGTAATGTCCTTCACACATCTGTGGCTCCTCTCAGCCTCGCTCACCTAATACTTTCCCAGGAATCGTCTGCTCCTCGCgccaggtcatgtgactgagaaAACCGTCTACAATGTGCCTGGGAAAATATCGCTTTATAGCAAATCCTATTTATATTGGAGTATTTATAGAGAAAGTCGCGTTGGCCGGACGGGAGGGGAAGACGGGGCGCAcagaccaccatacagggacagcactgctacatacaagTCACCTCAATGCCAGTCTGCATCTGCACAGTCACAAAAGAGGGATATCAGCAATACAGCGCCTCCCTGGTCCAGGGCTTGTGTCAGGtacagcagctcagccccattcacttgactacCTGGCAGGTCCCATAGACAGGGGCGGCCTCATTTCTGGAGGGATTTTGGCCCCTGTTGGAGTCCGTCTGTCATCTCCCCATGTTTGGTGCTGCCTGTGCACATAATGTATAAGCGCCCCCATGCGCTGTACTGTTTACTTAACCCCATATAACCCCATCTACCCCCACACAAGCATCCGACactgcagagccgagtgcgcgCCTCTATATGGATTCAATTAGGGAAGGCCGAGTATAATCCCACATCAGAGGGGGATCCCGGGAATTACACCTAATAAATAGGGATCAGCAGCACAGAAACTGAAGGAGAGGAGCCGCTCCCCTCCCCCTCTGACTACTGTCCATCTGCACTATAACAGCAGGGTGTCAGCGCTCACAGACATCGACTATCTGGTATTACTCCATGTTGTTGAGGTTTCGGTTCTATATGACAGTCACctacagcagccaatcagatggCGCTCAGGACGCGACTGACACAGGTTGCAGAGATCTGGGGTCCTCTTTGCTAATGTTGTATATCTGGACACTCCTATATATTAAataactgtatatcacatcatattctaatagctatatataatca contains:
- the EGFL7 gene encoding epidermal growth factor-like protein 7 isoform X1, yielding MYSSVHGLNAAGKPSAGRPHHLYLSPWLQSCTPSCTGFPPEPEQPSTTTLSLSAMIPGRTRVVGWITGCLLILDATAADLLYRSGRRICSSSIHSSFVSVTQSYVQPVYKPLITMCEGPKVCSTYRTTYKISYRQVSKPRPLYTCCPGWRRTDPHNCNKVSCHLPCQNGGVCVGYNRCRCSEGWSGNHCQTDVDECQSGRHRCTQSCINSSGSFRCGCYAGFRLSDDGTSCRRVEEATTAPPPPPESSINRTGETETMRQEVQELRSKIEVLEQKLQSVLAPFHGLSTAAPEDILGSVTFLTHSFQQLDRIDSLSEQISFLEERLETCSCKNEL
- the EGFL7 gene encoding epidermal growth factor-like protein 7 isoform X2 — encoded protein: MIPGRTRVVGWITGCLLILDATAADLLYRSGRRICSSSIHSSFVSVTQSYVQPVYKPLITMCEGPKVCSTYRTTYKISYRQVSKPRPLYTCCPGWRRTDPHNCNKVSCHLPCQNGGVCVGYNRCRCSEGWSGNHCQTDVDECQSGRHRCTQSCINSSGSFRCGCYAGFRLSDDGTSCRRVEEATTAPPPPPESSINRTGETETMRQEVQELRSKIEVLEQKLQSVLAPFHGLSTAAPEDILGSVTFLTHSFQQLDRIDSLSEQISFLEERLETCSCKNEL